A genomic segment from Oceanispirochaeta sp. M1 encodes:
- a CDS encoding M20 family metallopeptidase, with protein MNENNDTVLQEARDLQDTMIEWRRHFHRNPETALEVPETAAYIIDFLKSNFIEILSDTPGHTVIAKIKGKSSENPVGLRADMDALEIPENTRLPFASKNKNRMHACGHDGHMAMLMAAVLLLKKREDELPQDTYFIFQPGEEDPGGALPVMESGVLDSLKGIFGIHLDPQLPCGQGGINHDRAMASTDSFNIVLTGKGGHAALPHQSVDPIAISAQVVNSLQFIVSRLIDPVQPAVLTLGSIHGGYRPNVIPDSVSLSGTIRTFSEEIRKQIQLEIEKTLSMYCSRYKASYTFELIPGYPPLINTPEMSSFVLETSRLLNDDFIMEELPQPRMAGEDFSYYLQKIPGAFYWLGCRNEEKNCIFPLHHSCFNMDEDALPLGAVMHCLCALNFPSILKEQT; from the coding sequence ATGAATGAGAATAATGACACAGTTCTTCAAGAGGCCCGGGATCTTCAGGATACTATGATCGAATGGCGCAGACATTTCCACCGGAATCCTGAAACTGCGCTTGAAGTGCCTGAGACAGCAGCCTATATCATTGATTTTCTTAAAAGCAATTTCATTGAGATTTTAAGTGATACCCCTGGACACACTGTTATAGCAAAAATAAAAGGGAAAAGCAGCGAAAACCCTGTAGGTCTCAGAGCGGATATGGATGCTCTTGAGATACCGGAAAATACCCGGCTGCCCTTTGCCTCCAAAAATAAAAACAGAATGCATGCCTGCGGTCATGACGGACATATGGCCATGCTGATGGCAGCGGTTCTTCTTCTTAAGAAAAGAGAGGATGAACTGCCTCAGGATACATATTTCATCTTTCAGCCCGGAGAGGAAGATCCCGGAGGAGCTCTGCCTGTTATGGAATCAGGAGTTCTTGATTCTCTTAAGGGTATATTCGGCATTCATCTGGATCCTCAGCTGCCCTGCGGACAGGGAGGCATCAACCATGACAGAGCCATGGCCTCTACCGACAGCTTTAACATAGTTCTCACCGGAAAGGGCGGTCATGCAGCCCTGCCCCACCAGTCAGTTGATCCCATTGCCATATCAGCTCAGGTGGTGAACTCTCTTCAGTTTATAGTGAGCAGACTCATCGACCCGGTGCAGCCTGCGGTCCTGACACTGGGAAGTATACATGGTGGATACAGGCCGAATGTCATCCCCGACTCAGTTTCTTTGTCAGGAACCATCAGAACCTTCTCTGAAGAAATCCGCAAACAGATACAGCTTGAGATAGAGAAGACGCTGAGCATGTACTGCAGCCGCTATAAAGCAAGTTATACCTTCGAACTTATCCCGGGTTACCCGCCATTGATTAATACACCCGAAATGAGTTCCTTTGTACTTGAAACATCAAGATTACTGAATGATGATTTTATTATGGAAGAGTTGCCTCAGCCCCGAATGGCAGGTGAAGACTTCAGCTACTATTTACAGAAAATCCCGGGAGCCTTCTACTGGCTGGGATGCAGAAATGAAGAGAAAAATTGTATATTCCCCCTTCATCACTCCTGTTTCAATATGGATGAAGACGCCCTCCCCCTGGGAGCCGTAATGCACTGTCTCTGTGCTCTTAATTTCCCGTCTATCCTTAAGGAGCAAACTTGA
- a CDS encoding carbohydrate kinase family protein, whose amino-acid sequence MKNLFTRIEEAQISRIKLLYIGGFNQDIQMQAHRRLIPGDSVPGIIKRSPGGVVRNIAENSSLLGLNCSLLSICGDDEAGESILKRTETTGVDCSPCIKMENESTCIYSALLNEEGEMIYAVNQMDLINKLTPSFFESRREDLEKQDHFVLDTNLPRESLDYICHTYPDKIILVDPVSTEKFGRLKGLLPYVNTIKPNRIEAASYTGIDLNCDADYFRACEKLIEEGAARVFISSGSKGIFSMDKNQKALIPPLKLNPLSVTGAGDAASAALVLAGLAELSAAESSWLANLSAAASLLSTRAINENLSIDLLKNISKEYEYEQQLS is encoded by the coding sequence ATGAAAAATCTATTTACCAGAATTGAAGAGGCTCAGATTTCCAGAATAAAGCTGCTATACATCGGCGGCTTCAATCAGGACATACAGATGCAGGCTCATCGTCGTCTGATACCTGGAGATTCAGTACCGGGGATTATAAAACGCTCACCCGGCGGAGTTGTCAGAAATATTGCCGAAAACAGCAGTCTCCTTGGTTTAAACTGTTCTCTTCTGAGTATCTGCGGAGATGATGAAGCCGGAGAGAGCATTCTTAAAAGGACCGAAACCACGGGTGTTGACTGCAGCCCCTGTATAAAGATGGAAAATGAATCGACCTGCATATACTCGGCTCTTCTCAACGAAGAAGGTGAAATGATTTATGCGGTCAATCAGATGGATCTGATCAATAAACTGACACCATCATTCTTCGAATCCCGCAGAGAGGATCTTGAGAAGCAGGATCATTTTGTACTTGACACCAATCTTCCCAGAGAGAGTCTTGATTATATCTGTCATACTTATCCTGATAAAATCATTCTGGTTGATCCCGTATCCACTGAAAAATTCGGCAGATTAAAGGGACTTCTCCCATATGTAAATACCATCAAACCAAACAGGATAGAAGCTGCCAGCTACACAGGAATTGATCTTAACTGTGATGCCGACTATTTCAGAGCCTGCGAAAAACTTATTGAAGAGGGAGCCGCCAGGGTGTTTATTTCCTCCGGCAGCAAAGGCATCTTTTCAATGGACAAAAATCAGAAGGCACTGATTCCTCCGTTGAAACTTAATCCTCTCTCTGTTACAGGTGCGGGAGATGCCGCCTCGGCAGCACTGGTTCTTGCCGGACTCGCTGAACTCTCTGCTGCTGAATCCTCATGGCTGGCAAATCTAAGTGCCGCAGCATCTCTTCTGAGTACCAGAGCCATAAATGAAAACCTTTCAATTGATTTACTGAAAAATATTTCCAAGGAGTATGAATATGAACAGCAGTTATCTTGA
- a CDS encoding pseudouridine-5'-phosphate glycosidase yields MNSSYLDIKEEVADALAEKKPVLALESTIISHGMPYPENVETALKVEKIAREAGVIPATIAIIGGRLKAGLSLDEIEYFGKKGTAIHKASRRDLPYLVSRGEDGATTVASTMIIAGMAGIPIFATGGIGGVHRGAENSFDISADLQELAQTDVAVICAGAKSILDLGLTLEYLETHGIPVLGYKTEELPAFYTQKSGFKVDYSMESPAEIAGLLKAKWEMNLKGGVVIANPIPDEFSMDPEEINSVIETALKDMKKDGVKGKESTPYLLSRIAELSKGSSLHSNVELVFNNVRLASQISREYYK; encoded by the coding sequence ATGAACAGCAGTTATCTTGATATAAAAGAAGAAGTGGCTGACGCACTGGCTGAAAAAAAGCCTGTATTAGCACTGGAATCTACAATAATCTCCCATGGTATGCCTTATCCGGAGAATGTAGAAACAGCTCTGAAGGTTGAGAAGATCGCAAGAGAGGCAGGTGTAATTCCTGCAACTATCGCCATAATCGGCGGCAGACTCAAAGCCGGACTCAGCCTTGATGAAATTGAATATTTCGGGAAAAAAGGTACGGCTATTCACAAAGCCAGCCGGCGTGATCTTCCCTATCTGGTTTCCCGGGGAGAAGACGGAGCCACAACCGTTGCCTCCACTATGATCATTGCCGGTATGGCCGGAATTCCCATCTTTGCCACAGGTGGAATCGGCGGCGTACACAGGGGGGCGGAAAACAGTTTTGATATATCTGCCGACCTGCAGGAACTGGCACAGACTGATGTGGCTGTTATCTGTGCAGGTGCAAAATCAATACTGGACCTTGGACTGACCCTGGAATATCTTGAAACACATGGTATTCCTGTTCTTGGTTACAAGACCGAAGAACTTCCTGCTTTCTATACACAAAAAAGCGGCTTCAAGGTTGATTACTCTATGGAGAGCCCCGCAGAAATCGCCGGATTACTGAAAGCAAAATGGGAGATGAATCTGAAGGGCGGCGTTGTGATTGCCAATCCCATACCCGATGAGTTCTCCATGGACCCTGAAGAGATCAACTCTGTTATTGAGACCGCTTTGAAGGATATGAAAAAAGACGGGGTCAAGGGGAAGGAATCAACACCCTACCTGCTTTCCAGAATTGCTGAACTTTCAAAGGGAAGCAGTCTGCACAGCAATGTAGAGCTTGTTTTCAACAATGTAAGACTCGCCAGTCAGATAAGCAGAGAATATTACAAATAG
- a CDS encoding TetR/AcrR family transcriptional regulator encodes MQVLKESVRQRIVTSARKEFRKKSFEKASMRAIASSAGMTVGNLYRYYKNKEDLFGSIIEPLYKSLMNLKKEIQTVEEDKISWLLQSLKDLQKEYRIEWLILSAGSSGSKYEKALDNVYALLQSTIKDVLEENNKESSLAAPVASAILHGLRTILQTEKKNSPEVIENFLQFMMSDMIERVAS; translated from the coding sequence ATGCAGGTATTAAAAGAATCCGTTAGACAGAGAATCGTAACCTCTGCAAGGAAAGAATTCCGGAAAAAGAGCTTTGAAAAAGCTTCAATGAGAGCCATTGCTTCATCCGCTGGAATGACAGTTGGTAACCTTTATCGTTACTATAAGAACAAAGAAGATTTGTTCGGTTCAATTATTGAGCCCCTTTACAAATCACTTATGAATCTGAAGAAAGAAATTCAGACAGTTGAAGAAGACAAGATTTCCTGGCTTCTTCAGAGTCTTAAAGATCTTCAGAAAGAGTACAGAATCGAATGGCTTATACTTTCTGCCGGTTCCTCCGGATCAAAGTATGAAAAAGCTCTTGATAATGTGTACGCACTTCTTCAGTCCACTATTAAAGATGTACTTGAAGAAAACAACAAAGAGTCCAGCCTTGCAGCACCCGTTGCATCCGCTATTCTCCATGGTCTGAGGACCATTCTGCAGACAGAGAAGAAGAATTCTCCTGAAGTTATTGAAAACTTCCTGCAGTTCATGATGTCAGATATGATTGAACGTGTAGCCTCCTGA
- a CDS encoding adenylyltransferase/cytidyltransferase family protein, whose protein sequence is MKTSLVFGTFDAIHPGHEYFLKQAYDFGQRLIVVVARDSFVYSFKKKNPLHDEISRLHYIQNHELVTEACLADEKIGSFSVLEKIRPDYICLGHDQDALAECLHKWMKESGNHYHIKRIKPFERHKYSSTLLNRLKGQFQHEKR, encoded by the coding sequence ATGAAAACATCACTTGTGTTCGGAACTTTTGATGCTATACATCCGGGACATGAATATTTTTTAAAACAGGCATATGACTTTGGACAGCGGCTGATAGTGGTTGTTGCCCGTGACAGCTTTGTGTATTCCTTTAAGAAAAAGAATCCTCTCCATGATGAGATAAGCAGACTCCACTATATCCAGAATCATGAACTGGTCACAGAAGCCTGCCTGGCAGATGAGAAAATCGGTTCATTTTCAGTTCTGGAAAAAATCAGGCCCGACTATATATGTCTGGGCCATGATCAGGATGCTCTTGCAGAGTGTCTTCATAAGTGGATGAAGGAATCAGGAAATCATTATCATATTAAAAGAATAAAACCCTTTGAAAGGCATAAATACAGCTCCACCCTTCTAAACAGACTAAAAGGACAGTTTCAACATGAAAAAAGATGA
- the nadA gene encoding quinolinate synthase NadA, translating to MTVDGLFEKLSRIEFGEMPEEHLRTICEKYLPIINEIEDLKKKTETVILAHTYVKSNILYSVADYVGDSYELSKIAKNADQKRIIFAAVRFMGETAKILSPDKEVLIPGSDPACSLADSITGEDVRKLKKEFPDYAFLCYINTNADVKAECDACVTSSNVYNIVEKYPSDKIYFVPDRLMGQNIIDEMENRGVKKDIKVWNGSCYVHEEYEPSMVEALRARYDDLTVMVHPECGPSIVEHADFVGSTSQLYNYVKEHKEGHFLMLTECGLISRVEAELPGRHFVGSCSLCKYMKSNTLEGILRVLKDPKPEDSIQIDDDIQDNALKCINRMFEIAES from the coding sequence ATGACTGTTGATGGATTATTTGAAAAATTGAGCAGGATCGAATTCGGTGAAATGCCGGAGGAGCACCTGAGGACTATATGCGAAAAATATCTTCCCATTATCAATGAGATTGAAGACCTTAAAAAAAAGACAGAGACTGTCATTCTGGCCCATACCTATGTTAAATCAAATATTCTCTATTCTGTAGCTGATTATGTAGGAGATTCCTACGAACTCAGCAAGATTGCAAAAAATGCTGATCAGAAAAGGATCATTTTTGCGGCTGTGCGCTTTATGGGTGAAACTGCCAAGATTCTGAGTCCCGACAAGGAAGTACTTATTCCCGGGTCAGATCCTGCCTGTTCTCTGGCAGACAGTATTACAGGTGAAGATGTTAGAAAACTCAAGAAAGAGTTTCCTGACTATGCATTTCTATGCTATATCAACACCAATGCTGATGTAAAAGCGGAATGTGATGCCTGTGTCACCTCTTCAAATGTGTACAACATTGTAGAAAAATATCCTTCTGATAAAATCTATTTTGTACCCGATCGTCTGATGGGACAGAATATCATTGATGAGATGGAGAACAGGGGTGTTAAAAAAGATATAAAAGTCTGGAACGGCAGCTGTTATGTACATGAAGAGTATGAACCTTCCATGGTCGAGGCGTTGAGAGCCCGTTATGATGACCTGACTGTAATGGTTCATCCTGAATGCGGACCATCTATCGTAGAACATGCAGATTTTGTAGGAAGTACTTCACAGCTCTATAACTATGTTAAAGAGCATAAAGAGGGGCATTTTCTTATGCTGACTGAGTGCGGACTTATTTCACGAGTAGAAGCCGAACTCCCTGGAAGACACTTCGTAGGCAGTTGTTCACTGTGTAAATATATGAAATCAAATACTCTGGAAGGTATTCTGAGAGTTCTTAAAGATCCAAAACCCGAAGACTCTATTCAGATTGATGATGATATTCAGGACAATGCATTGAAATGTATTAATCGGATGTTTGAAATCGCAGAATCCTGA
- a CDS encoding AI-2E family transporter produces the protein MEIHKEMFLIRNLLLMLVAIAALFIMKSLAGILLPLVFALLLSILYLPLIMFLEKKHFPKGLGIVLIVVMTLGIILVVANVFISTINEIINQQDYLITQLHDRFLAIAALLGEIPYLDIDAAVLQDGLNNLLNKNMMTSAVGGLLKGASSFGSSFLMFTLYFIFLLPGMSRYEHFIRYVGGDQNSYLEDYEKIQQNISTYMIIKTTISSVTGTIAWLICTMLGLKFAFFWGFLTFILNFIPSIGSIIATLLPSLMGLILLETYNEFLLLFLLLGINQLIIGNFLDPKIMGNRLRLNTVAVLFGLVFWGVIWGIPGMLLSVPLSVTLKLILEKSSSWSVLARIMGSAEPEEKETKESFFKKIFKNRKKKDS, from the coding sequence ATGGAAATACACAAGGAAATGTTCCTGATAAGGAATCTTCTTTTGATGCTGGTGGCTATTGCGGCTCTATTCATCATGAAATCTCTTGCCGGGATTTTGCTGCCTCTGGTTTTTGCACTTCTGCTGAGTATTCTCTATCTTCCTCTTATTATGTTTTTGGAGAAGAAGCATTTTCCAAAAGGGCTGGGTATCGTTCTTATCGTGGTGATGACACTGGGGATCATTCTTGTTGTTGCTAATGTCTTTATTTCAACAATAAATGAAATCATAAATCAGCAGGATTATCTTATAACTCAGCTTCATGACAGATTTTTAGCCATTGCTGCACTCCTGGGAGAGATACCTTATCTTGATATAGATGCTGCAGTTCTGCAGGATGGACTGAATAACCTTTTAAATAAAAATATGATGACATCCGCTGTTGGCGGATTACTGAAAGGGGCAAGCAGTTTCGGATCATCTTTTTTGATGTTTACCCTCTATTTTATTTTTCTCCTTCCCGGTATGTCCAGGTATGAACATTTTATACGTTATGTCGGTGGTGATCAGAATTCTTATCTTGAGGATTACGAAAAGATTCAACAGAATATCTCTACTTATATGATTATTAAAACAACAATCAGTTCTGTGACCGGAACAATTGCCTGGCTGATCTGTACAATGCTGGGTTTGAAATTTGCTTTTTTCTGGGGATTCCTTACATTTATTCTGAATTTCATACCCAGCATAGGTTCAATTATTGCTACTCTGCTGCCCTCTCTTATGGGTCTTATCCTATTGGAAACCTACAATGAGTTTCTTCTCCTCTTTCTTCTTTTAGGGATAAATCAATTGATTATCGGTAATTTTCTGGATCCAAAAATCATGGGAAACAGGCTGCGCCTTAATACTGTAGCCGTACTATTCGGTCTGGTATTCTGGGGTGTTATCTGGGGAATCCCGGGTATGCTGCTATCAGTACCTCTATCGGTGACCCTTAAGCTTATACTGGAAAAATCCAGCTCATGGAGTGTCCTTGCCAGAATAATGGGTTCAGCTGAACCTGAAGAAAAAGAAACAAAGGAATCTTTTTTTAAAAAAATATTCAAAAACAGAAAGAAGAAGGATTCATAA
- a CDS encoding sodium-translocating pyrophosphatase, translated as MFGFIVIVIIGALAFAAINYSAVKKKSAGSEEMQSIASAIQEGADAFLRLEYSLILKIVIVIAALLLVVVSWYASVAFILGAFMSASAGWIGMKIATISNVRVSNTANETKDIGATLKVAFQGGSVMGLCVGGFALLGLAIVYYVFGVLLGQVDPSHLVIKTNWLGINDIPFTMTVSGYALGCSIIAMFNRVGGGIYTKAADMGADLVGKTEAGIPEDDPRNPATIADNVGDNVGDVAGLGSDLLESFVGAIISAMVLASYIFFTSGHSDNPVSAELVSKLISFPIIFAAAGLVSSMLGIFILLKSNVSAKPHAELNKATFIAAGLTITINAVLTWLVFRGMDLSAAGFQLGALSPWICAVLGVVSGILIGQMAERYTSYDYKPTKGIAAASMEGAALTITQGMAVGMKSVIAPVITLGVAIIAAHSVAGLYGVAMAAIGMLSFVTMTVSVDTYGPIADNAGGISEMAHLDPEVREITDELDAVGNTTAAIGKGFAIGSAALAALSLFASYLYAQAGPKAAEGVDLVLNMINTMTLAGALVGAALPYLFSGILIESVANAARAMVQEVRRQFSEHPGILTGEETPDYRECISISSAGALKEMKIPALISVVTPLGGGFIFGPEFVGGLLIGTTLSAIMLALFTANAGGAWDNGKKYVENGHYGGKGSDAHSAAVIGDTVGDPLKDTVGPSLDILIKIMAVISLISVSIFSKFNLFSLLSSLISL; from the coding sequence ATGTTTGGATTTATTGTAATCGTAATCATCGGTGCATTGGCGTTCGCTGCTATCAACTATTCCGCCGTTAAGAAAAAAAGTGCGGGATCCGAAGAGATGCAGTCAATTGCCAGTGCAATTCAGGAGGGAGCAGACGCATTTTTGCGTCTTGAATACTCCCTGATCCTGAAAATTGTTATTGTAATTGCAGCACTGCTGCTTGTGGTCGTCTCCTGGTATGCCAGTGTGGCATTTATCCTTGGAGCCTTTATGAGCGCCAGTGCCGGATGGATAGGTATGAAAATTGCCACTATATCCAATGTCCGGGTGTCAAACACTGCCAATGAAACCAAAGATATCGGTGCCACATTGAAGGTCGCCTTCCAGGGTGGATCTGTAATGGGTCTCTGTGTGGGTGGTTTTGCTCTGTTGGGACTGGCTATTGTTTACTATGTCTTCGGTGTTCTGCTGGGGCAGGTTGATCCTTCCCACCTGGTGATCAAAACAAACTGGCTCGGAATCAATGATATTCCCTTTACAATGACCGTTTCCGGTTATGCACTGGGATGTTCCATCATCGCTATGTTCAACCGTGTGGGTGGAGGTATTTATACCAAGGCCGCCGATATGGGTGCCGACCTTGTAGGAAAAACTGAGGCAGGGATTCCTGAAGATGACCCCCGTAACCCTGCTACCATCGCCGATAATGTTGGTGATAACGTAGGTGATGTTGCCGGTCTCGGTTCAGACCTTCTGGAAAGTTTTGTAGGAGCCATAATATCAGCAATGGTTCTGGCTTCCTACATCTTTTTTACCAGTGGACACTCTGATAATCCCGTTTCAGCTGAGCTTGTAAGCAAACTAATATCATTTCCCATTATTTTTGCTGCGGCCGGACTTGTTTCATCCATGCTGGGAATCTTTATTCTTCTGAAAAGTAATGTCTCTGCAAAACCCCATGCGGAGCTGAACAAGGCAACATTCATTGCTGCAGGGCTTACTATTACAATCAATGCTGTTCTGACCTGGCTTGTTTTCAGGGGAATGGATCTGTCTGCAGCTGGATTTCAGCTTGGAGCTCTCTCTCCCTGGATCTGTGCTGTACTGGGAGTTGTCAGTGGTATTCTGATCGGCCAGATGGCTGAACGTTATACAAGTTATGACTACAAACCCACAAAGGGCATTGCAGCTGCTTCCATGGAAGGTGCTGCTCTTACAATTACCCAGGGTATGGCTGTGGGTATGAAATCTGTAATTGCTCCTGTAATCACACTGGGTGTTGCTATTATTGCTGCACACTCTGTTGCGGGTCTTTACGGTGTGGCCATGGCTGCTATCGGTATGCTCTCATTTGTAACAATGACAGTTTCTGTTGATACATACGGTCCCATTGCAGATAATGCAGGGGGAATCAGCGAGATGGCTCATCTTGATCCTGAAGTAAGAGAAATTACTGACGAGCTTGATGCTGTAGGAAACACAACCGCAGCAATCGGCAAGGGTTTTGCAATCGGATCTGCTGCACTTGCTGCTCTGTCTCTTTTTGCATCCTACCTCTATGCTCAGGCAGGTCCCAAGGCGGCCGAAGGTGTTGATCTTGTTCTTAATATGATCAACACGATGACACTGGCCGGTGCTCTTGTGGGTGCTGCTCTCCCTTATCTGTTCTCAGGTATTCTTATTGAGTCTGTTGCAAATGCAGCCCGGGCAATGGTACAGGAAGTACGTCGTCAGTTCTCAGAACATCCTGGTATACTTACCGGAGAAGAGACTCCCGACTACAGGGAATGCATCTCAATCTCCTCTGCAGGTGCACTTAAGGAGATGAAAATTCCTGCACTTATTTCAGTGGTCACACCCCTGGGTGGCGGATTTATCTTCGGACCTGAGTTTGTAGGTGGTCTTCTTATCGGAACAACCCTCAGTGCCATCATGCTGGCTCTTTTTACAGCCAATGCAGGAGGAGCCTGGGACAACGGTAAAAAGTATGTGGAAAACGGTCACTACGGTGGCAAGGGATCTGATGCCCATTCAGCCGCAGTAATCGGTGATACCGTAGGAGACCCCCTCAAAGATACAGTCGGTCCTTCTCTGGATATCCTGATCAAGATCATGGCAGTTATCTCCCTGATCTCAGTTTCCATTTTCAGCAAATTCAACCTTTTTTCATTGCTGAGCTCATTGATATCATTATAA
- a CDS encoding tetratricopeptide repeat protein, translated as MKIIKIFLSILVFSIILGSCSSIPKEERLAAVNEKKEQSALFLSQGHNEYGWKNYESSMTLYKSSFSLAASVDWGEGMIRSLVHLSRSADRIGESDKSLEYMDAAEELLKDIDNTTLLILVGNRKSEWLLFNESPQKAIEQSEVVIALIDSEKSEEVGESWRIQAAAYKRMKNYEKALESIENALSLDEEQHYVAELASDYYIRGSILSLSGREADAIDSMYLALQKDKFIENTPAIAQDLYALALIYEKSGQNENANHYFQRSYLVYKGVREEVPPVLVEKLKNGLNSPLLFQETDIF; from the coding sequence ATGAAAATAATAAAAATTTTCCTATCAATACTGGTTTTTTCAATTATTCTCGGTTCCTGTTCATCCATTCCCAAGGAAGAGCGGCTTGCCGCTGTGAATGAGAAAAAAGAGCAGTCAGCACTGTTTTTGAGTCAGGGGCATAATGAGTACGGCTGGAAGAACTATGAATCATCCATGACCCTTTATAAATCATCCTTTAGTCTTGCTGCTTCTGTGGACTGGGGGGAGGGGATGATTCGATCTCTTGTACACCTGAGCCGGAGTGCTGACCGTATCGGAGAGAGTGATAAATCACTGGAGTATATGGATGCCGCAGAAGAGCTCCTGAAAGATATTGATAATACAACTTTACTGATTCTTGTAGGTAACAGAAAGAGTGAATGGCTGTTGTTCAATGAGAGTCCACAGAAGGCTATAGAACAATCTGAGGTTGTGATTGCTCTTATAGATTCAGAGAAGTCTGAAGAAGTGGGAGAGAGCTGGAGAATTCAGGCCGCGGCTTACAAAAGAATGAAGAATTATGAAAAAGCCCTTGAATCTATAGAAAATGCCCTTTCCCTCGATGAAGAGCAGCATTATGTTGCTGAGCTGGCCAGTGATTATTATATCCGGGGATCAATACTATCCCTGAGCGGAAGAGAGGCTGATGCCATAGATTCAATGTATCTGGCTTTACAGAAAGATAAATTTATTGAGAATACTCCTGCCATTGCACAGGATTTGTATGCTTTGGCTCTTATTTATGAGAAAAGCGGTCAGAATGAAAATGCAAATCACTATTTTCAACGTTCGTATCTGGTATATAAGGGAGTACGGGAGGAAGTACCCCCCGTACTCGTTGAAAAACTCAAGAATGGTTTAAACAGTCCTCTCCTTTTCCAGGAAACTGATATCTTTTGA
- a CDS encoding MlaD family protein — translation MKFGFRHADKFVGLFILVAVVFLSSSLVVTSINRRWFARDYEYFSRFFSANGLSVGMPLKLRGFEIGKIKSFTLNSDNKVDVTLVIYDTYIEKVTEGSVLELATNPLGLGGGLNFYPGIVNDDALVEFSYIPSNQSKEGKALLASDKVDKPGGEDAINAIMENINPILLGVDNMIASMTGIMDQVESALAGNQATPLGGMLVNLEDTTSELNTILPAVEAILREVEKMTHSLSTLMVELEDPTGLIPTLLDPSGSLETILNDDNELYGHLIGILVEIQTNLENLSSMTNDLKGITPELNMVLDETSSAIQEGKKVLEGLSNNPLLRKGISEEASADYQHGTLRDEEF, via the coding sequence ATGAAATTCGGATTCAGGCATGCTGATAAATTTGTCGGCTTATTTATTCTGGTAGCCGTAGTCTTTCTCAGCTCATCACTTGTGGTGACAAGTATCAATAGAAGATGGTTTGCCAGGGATTATGAATATTTCTCCCGTTTCTTTTCTGCAAACGGACTGAGTGTCGGGATGCCTCTGAAGCTCCGCGGCTTCGAAATAGGAAAGATAAAAAGCTTTACCCTCAATTCAGATAATAAGGTAGATGTCACATTGGTTATTTATGACACCTATATTGAGAAAGTGACCGAAGGTTCGGTCCTGGAACTGGCAACAAACCCTCTTGGTCTTGGAGGCGGTCTGAATTTTTATCCCGGTATTGTGAATGATGATGCTCTTGTGGAGTTCAGTTATATCCCCTCTAACCAATCCAAAGAGGGGAAGGCTCTCTTAGCCAGTGATAAAGTGGACAAACCGGGTGGAGAAGATGCAATAAATGCCATTATGGAAAATATCAACCCCATACTTCTGGGTGTTGATAACATGATAGCCTCCATGACAGGAATTATGGATCAGGTTGAAAGTGCTCTAGCCGGAAACCAGGCGACTCCACTGGGCGGTATGCTGGTGAACCTGGAAGATACAACATCCGAACTTAATACAATTCTACCTGCGGTGGAAGCCATTCTCCGTGAAGTTGAGAAAATGACTCATTCCCTGAGTACCCTTATGGTGGAACTGGAGGATCCGACGGGGCTTATTCCAACTCTCCTGGACCCCAGCGGTTCACTTGAAACCATACTCAATGATGATAATGAACTTTATGGGCACCTTATAGGCATACTTGTGGAGATTCAAACCAATCTTGAGAATCTCAGTTCCATGACCAATGATCTTAAGGGGATCACACCCGAACTCAATATGGTCCTTGATGAAACCAGCAGTGCTATTCAGGAAGGTAAGAAGGTTCTTGAAGGACTTTCAAACAATCCTCTGCTAAGAAAGGGAATTTCTGAAGAAGCTTCTGCCGATTATCAGCATGGAACACTTCGGGATGAGGAGTTCTAG